The genomic window GTTGGCTCTACGAGGGAGTAGTCTGCCGAGGTTTGCAGAggggtactttttttttttttttgacctgaTGGTCCACTTATTTTGCTTCGCGGTAGTGGACTGGCAATTCTGATGCTTCAGTGATTCATTTTGGTGCCTTCAATTGGAAAAGAATAAATGCTTCTaagttagggggtgtttagatccatgtgtgtaaagttttggcgtgtcacatcagatattatataggatgtctgttgaaattataagcacataatgatttaatttattccataaataaatcatgacattgcagatgtaaactagattgaacgcatcattagatctacacatgtaaactaagcagtaaaacatgaatagatcaaatatgcgcaacatgtcgaacacgtatcgaggtggcggaaagaccggttgctcggcaggaactacttgcggttgcgagcgtcaacgaaggcgcgaagcacgcgagtgaagaggaaggcgagccgtcgcggacgaacagggagcagtcgcgcgaagcgcttcccaaaaaccttattgccgccttctcccggtgtagGACGtagaaggcagaggttccggagatctgctctcccgatcgccggtgcacgccggcgagcgggatgaagtagtctacgagcgacggcgcagtacagtgTAGGAGGCAaacctagattgatttcgcgcgTGTTGCGTGAAGGTGGCGGCTCgctttatatagagataggtcgtctgatcagggcgcccgcgtaaaccgaaccggataagtcgcgcgtaacctatccggactccacgccgttttcatgcaccggatttttcgaaatgtttccaaaacaaaacaaatccaaatttcccgtagcaaaacaaaactgcaaaaggagatTGCATCTgtgcaagggtgaggagccaattttgcggaccattcgacgcgtacgtcgtgtacacgcgccgcctgccctgccaggccaggcgagcgagcgcgcatGTTTCcgctcttctctccaccacacatgcttcaaatggctaggagggcatcctcccttttaaggaggtccccctctcctagaataagcaaggtggtactaaactctatatgcatgccatcccatgaggtgggcttttatgattttccaaagaattaatcttcgaatgggccttagcccatctattaattccaacaatcccccaccaaatctcaaaatcccactgagatttgccttttccaatgtactgtttatataccagcggttcgatggagaccgattaaggttgaacatccacctagaactccaagctacacttactcacaacttgaacaatggactacgccttgaattgcaagtcttgtgcaagcaagtttcgatcagagtcttatctggtactagaccctctgtagactacccctcgggtggagcgtataagtcatactcctaggtctttagtaagcttcctaaaagattcacccaaaatctccatagactgcgaccaacagtcaagcttacaaaggtgagttctttcaagaatgctctgcaggacaacatctttgctaattaaagccaacagaactcattaaggcatagccaacctgccttgcagctcacgagagtacatgcatcttcacatagagagggtatatattggtactctcctctactTTACTAATGGTGTGTTCTTCCCAagttctaattcacgggatctccgatcacatagactaggttaccaccatagtataactcacatgggtctcaaacccatctccttcgatgcattgtctatcacatttcgtgatagtcccttcgtgaagggatctgccaggtttctagctgtttggatgtaatccaacattataactccggagtttctcaatttcctgacagacttcaatcgtcttttcacatgtctagacgatttcatattatccttagaactattcactttgacaattaccgtttgattatCACaattcataaggatagccggcactggtttttcaacaatacgcagatccattaatagatcacgtagccattctgcctcaacagtagcagtatccagtgctgtcagttctgcttccatggttgacctcgtcaaaatggtctgtttgcaagacctccacgaaacagcaccaccacccagtgtgaagacatatccactagtggctttgatctcatccatgtcagagatccagttagaatcactataaccctccagtaccgcaggatacccagtatagtgaagccccaattccatagtacctttcagatagcgcattactcgctcaagcgcacgctaGTGATCATCttccggattagaggtaaaccgactcaacttgctcacagcaaaggagataccaggcctagttgcactagccaggtacatcagcgagccaatgatttgggagtattccagttgattcctagcaattttcttgttcttgcgaagcaacaagctaggatcataaggtgttggagaaggcttactatcaatgtagccaaagcgattcaagatcttctccacataatgggactgcaagagcgtaatcccattctcacctctaattagcttaatgtttaagataacatcagctactcccaaatccttcatatcaaaattttgagacaagaatgatttaacctcatttatcacctcaaggtttgtcccaaatatcagtatgtcatcaacatacaagcacagaataactccctcacccccactatggcgatagtacacacatttatctgcctcattgactgcaaagcctgcagatgtcaatgttttgtcaaatttctcatgccattgcttaggagcttgtttcagaccatacaaagacttcaacaatttgcacactttgccttcttgaccttcaactacaaacccatcaggttgatccatatagatctcatcatccagctctccattaagaaaagctatcttaacgtccatttgatgaacgagaagaccatgtgaggctgctaggaaaagtagcacacgaattgtggtcaatctagcaacaggtgagtaagtgtcaaagaaatcttcgccttctttctgagtatagcctttagcaacaagccgagccttgtacttttcaatagtaccgtcaggcctaagcttcttcttgaacacccacttgcaccccacaggtttacacccatatgGTTGCTcagtcacctcccaagtcccgttagcgataatggaatccatttcactacggacaacctccttccagtagtctgcatcaggagatgcatatacttctgaaattgacttaggagtgtcatccacgaggtacacagtgaaatcatcaccacaggacttagccgtcctttgtctcttactccttcgaggagcttcactgacatcctcctcagtgacatgttcatgtgtatgttcagtttgttctggtggtgtgattgaactgggaattacttcagagggttggctcgaactactatgtgtatccttcattgggaaaaagctctcaaagaaggtagcatcacgagactccataattgtactaacatgcatgtcaggtacctcagatttaactattaaaaatctataggcaatgctatgatgagcatatcccagaaagacacagtccacagtcttaggtcccaGTTTGCGcctcttcgttattggtacattgactttcgccaagcacccccatgtgtgcaaataagaaagtgatggttttctcccaatccatatctcatatggtgttctGTCCTTATTtatgttaggaactctgtttaacacatgattcgaggtcaacaatgcctccccccaccataccttaggtagtcccgcggtgtccaacatggcattcaccaagtcagtcagtgtacggttcttcctttcagcaatcccattagactcgggagaatagggaggcgtcctctcatgtatgatgccatgttcctcacagaataagtcaaattcgtttgagaaaaactctccaccacgatcagacctaagccgtTTTATCTTTCtatcaagttgattttcaacttctgccttataaattttaaaatagtctagagcctcgtctttcgttttcaacaagtacacatagcaaaatctagtagtaTCATCAATCAGCGTCATGAAATATcattttccacccttcgtcaacacctcATTcgtttcacaaagatctgaatgtaggagttctagtagTGCCAGGTTTCTCTCCTCAGCaaccttgtgaggcttgcgaggttgctttgattgcacacaactatggcacttagaacctttgacaatggaaaacttaggaattaaacacatgctggaaagccgagacatcaagccaaaattaatatgacataaacgtgagtgccaaacattagcctcatcatccacactgccacaaatatggttcacagacttatcgcagaaatcagaaaggaaaaagcggaacaggcctccgcactcataacctttaccaataaaatatccatgtttagacacgactactttattagacttaaaaaccaacttaaatccgtctctagtcagacgggagccactaacaagattcttgtcgatagaagggacatgctgcacgttcttctgCTGCAcaatctttcccgaagtaaacttcagatctaccatGCCAataccatgaacagaagcatgtgacccattccccattaggacggtggaaccccgtgcaacctgataagaagaaaacaatgagatatcagcacaaacatgtacattggccccagtatcaacccaccaattagtagactgattaactgaaaaaacagtaggtaaattaccatacccgcttccatctccagtgttgccaatggtcacattagcagacttagaagtctgccctgcaggtgccttcatccccttgcgctgtggacacttcctagccagatgaccaggttGCCCACACACCAggttgagctttgtatttccccttgctcttgttctaggccttgtgcacaacattggcactggactgcccaccatcgcccttagacgcggcgtctttttcccgagctttctcctcaacatcaagagacgctatcaacccctccacggagtattcctgtctcttgtgtttgagtgcagtactgAAACTTCTCcatgatggaggtagtttcgcaataatgcacccagccacaaatttgtcgggtaagacacacttaaggagttcgagttcattagccatggtttgtacctcatgagcctgttcgactacagaacggttgtcagccatcttgtagtcatgaaactacTCCATGagatacagatcattgctagcaatGGTAGCatcgaatttagtattcagtgcatcccacaactccttagcgtcggtcatatgcatatacacctcgaccagacgatcgccaacaacgctaagaatgcatcccacaaagagagtagtggcttcctcgaattgcttctgctgatcaacagtaagaattccttcaggtttgccagtactcatccagaagcatttcatagccgtcagccacagagtgaccctgatctgccatcttttaaagtgcacaccggtgaatttatccggcctcagtgcatcggcaaaaccagccatagtaaaatcacagcgccaataataaggtttttggattgttgaaattataagcacataatgatttaatttattccataaataaatcatgacattgcagatgtaaactagattgaacgcatcattagatctacacatgtaaactaagcagtaaaacataaacagatcaaatatgcgcaacatgtcgaacacgtatcgaggtggcggaaagaccggttgctcggcaggaactactcgtggttgcgagcgtcgacgaaggtgcgaagcacgcgagcgaagaggaaggcgagccgtcgcggatgaacagggagcagtcgcgcgaagcacttcccaaaaaccatattgccgccttctcccggtgcaggacgtagaaggcagaggttccggagacctgctctcccgatcgcctgtgcacgccggcgagcgggatgaaGTAGTCTACGAGCAACGACGCAATACAGAGTAGgtggcaaaccctagattgattttgcgtgtgttgcgtgaaggcggcagctcggtttatatagagataggtcgcctgatcagggcgcccgcgtaaaccgaaccggataagtcgcgcgtaacctatccggactccacgccgttttcacgcaccggatttttcgaaatatttccaaaacaaaacaaatccgaatttcccgcagcaaaacaaaactgcaaaaggaggctgcatctgcgcaagggtgaggagccaattttgcggactacgcgtcgtgcacgcgcgccgcctgccctgccctaccaggcgagcgagcgcgcatgtgtttcccctcttctctccaccacacatgcttcaagtggctaggagggcatcctccctatTAAGGAGGTCcctctctcctagaataagcaaggtggtactaaactccacaagtatgccatcccatgaggtgggcttttgtgattttccaaagaattaatcttcgaatgggcctcaGCCCATCTATTAGTTCCAACAATGTCACATagggtgtttgggcactaaacaaaaaactaattacagaatccgtcagtaaattacgagacgaatttattaagcctaattaatccgtcattagcgaATGTTTACTggagcaccacattgttaaatcatggagcaattacaCTGGTGAAGAgttgctttttagtcccggttcgtaaccacCTTGTAGTCTCGGTTTTCAAACTGGGACTACcaatccgagactaaagatcgctatttttagtcccgggtgaaataaccgggactaaagatcaatctttagtctcggttggtaacacaaaccaggactaaagatctaccaaccgggactaaagatcgataaGGTAGTCCTAGGGCAGttcccattttctttttattttctcccaaatcaagttgGATGTATATACCCAAATCACAcaacaaatccccaaatccccaaatcttaGTGCCATGCATatacccaaatccccaaatcaatcaCATCCCAAATACAAATCCTAAATCTTacaaaacatcacaaatcttaaacaaattacacacaaatgaaatgcatcacagatctattatacatctcagatctatgcaatgaatcacaaattgtaatagaagaaattatacatctctcaaatcagaaattagaaaaaagggCCGGCTGCATGTcacggccgccgcgcgctgccccgccgaccgccgccgacgtgcgccgccgcgtcgcgcgcgtccccgccgcccgccgccgcgcgggtcgcggccccgccgcccgccaacGCCGGCCCTCGGATGTGaggagtagaggggaggaggaggaagggaaggagggggaggaggaggaagtggaggagaggagatgaagTAGCTAGATCTCTGATCTGAGAGATAGGAGGAGAATATGAGGAGAAAGCTGgtctgggacttaaccgattagatgtgggagagaaatatttactcccagTTGGAGTTTTTAACTCGAATGGTTGGTGTAAAGATCCTCGGccttggtgttaccaaccgggactaaagatcctcggcctcccgacatgcctctgacaggccacgaaccggggctaaagatcatctttagtcccggttggtgttaccaaccgggactaaagatcaaaatttttataaccgggactaaaaacaatctttagtcccggttctttttggatccgggactattgtggaatttgctagaccgatcaaagatggtttctccaccagtgttaaggctcaaaagattcgtctcgcaaattagtctcaatctatgcaattagttattttttagactatatttaatacttcatacaagTGTTGAAACTTTGATGTGACAAGgctggtgtaaaatttttgtgtgggatctaaacatggccttactTCCAAAGTTGGTTGTTTGCTTCTAAAGGTAGACGGCATGCTCTCTGTTGGTCCTTTAATTGGCCGGTTTGCATTTGTGCTGGCTGATGTGTACTGCTCAAGGTAATAGTTATATCCTAGTTTGGCCTCCGCAAGCTAATGGAATAATTTACTACTTTTGAAAATAATAACTTTTGCATATTCTGTTAAATTTTTGTTAACCCTTTATTTTGACGACATGGCTGAACCATTCATTCTTTCAATATCGAATGGATTCTTCTTTGAACACCATGAATGCTCTCTGTCAAGGAATTTAGCATGGATGCAATGACAAGGCTGCCGCAATACATCCCATTCCCAGCTGGCAAATTTCTCTAGAGGAGATTGGTTGGTTACACCTGGCATAATTATGCCTTCAAGCATACATCATTAGTGTCACTAGAGTCAGCTTAGGGGATTTGGGCAAGTGTTATGGTAGATGTGACTACCACAtccaaatttatctattttattcacTCATCACTTGTAGTTCACAAATATCAATATATCTAATACTCTCACAccctttttcttgaaaattgtGTGGAGATTGCCTCTTGATTTAAGGGtggctcatcatctctctcctcacttctctcctccacctcatcactcAATCCAATGTGGTATTTTTAGGGGCAATATATGGGgcattatagtacttgcccttaaACATGATGGCCCATGATTAAAAATTATGGTGTGATTCCCTAGTTGATACGGAGGcttatatattattatgtacTAGAAAAAAGCCCGTGCGTTATAATGGGAAGTGTAAAGAACAGAAAATTGAGGAAAAAATAAGAAAGATTTACATtatgtatttttaagtaggtaggtgtataattaaattagtttaCAAGTAAAgtagtgtgagaaataaaatggtatggttggatttagttttattaaattctacatgattaattacgctctttggaattttattagaattttcagagcttaattattaattttgataatacaaatatcattttagcaattatttaaataaaaatcatccTTTCTCTCTGGGCCATTTTCAGCCCATTTTATTCTTCAGCCTGCAACCGAGCCAGACcgctttcctctcttctcctcccctccacctTAGTCCGCAAGAAAGAGTTCGGCCCAATAGGAAGTCTAATATGCTCCCCGTACTCCTCCTCTCCCTACCGTGCGTGGCCCAGCAATTGTGCGGCCCGGCGAGGAGGATGGCCCGACGCGGATCGATTTGAGCCATTCGTTTCGATGGACGGCAAACGAACGGCTCAAATCGGTTCCGAATTGATCAAAACCGTCGGGGCAAAAAAAATCCCTAAACCTAAATCattttcccctccccctcctctcacCGTAGGCCGCCTTTCTCTCCCCCACCGGCGGcgtccctcctctcccccccaCCAGCAACGCCCCTCCTCCCACCGCGAGCTGCCCCTCCCccatcggcggcgccgctcccacTCACTCTCCACCCCCACTATCGGCTCCTTCCCTCCTCGTCGGGGTGCCGCCACTGCCTCGCTCCTTGCCAGATCCGGCGagtccccctccctctccccccactGTCGGCTCCTTCCCTCCTCGTCGGGTgctgccgccgccttgctcctcGCCAGATATGGCAAGTCGGCGGCTCCACGGCGCAGCGTCGGGCTCTCCgctcgccagatccggcgagTCGGCGGCTCCCCGCACAACGGTGGTTCGTGGTTCCCTGGCTCCATATATAGCGGCGCAGCGGCGggtcggcggaggaggaggttgagaAGAAGCGGCCTCCCATTTGCCCCTTCATCTCCTCTATCTCTTCATattttggatgattttgtgagaatttcgatttggatttgaattgcgattttgtttttggttggattgtgattgtgatgatgtAGGATGTGGAGAGGAGATAATATTGAACCGGGCTTTTTTTTCGGCCTTCTTTACGGTTTTTCTACAAATTGAATtggattatcttttttttttgttttcatgttttttccctttttttcgttattacggacgacggaaacattttcaattttctaAGTAGTAGAGACTAGAACATATCGATCCAAATGTGTTATGATAAACTCAATACAGTATCAACAATCAACGTGCTCTGGTGAGCGAAAAACATAAGCAAGCTAATGGGAATTCAGCTTCAACGACACTCGTAGTCGAGAGTCGCTCCACTACACTAGCAAAGTCATCCATAATTCCTGCCGAGAACCCAAAATGCTGCACTATTGCTGGCTCGAACACCGCTCTTACCATTGCAGCTATTGTGTTTGGACTCGCCAACACTCCATCTGTGGCAAGGAAAGTATCGTGGGCCATCGCCTTGTTGATTTGAAATGAGCCCTCATCTTCAATTATCCcatttaattcattttccatAGGTGCATACATAGGTATGTGGAATGTGTCGAACTTCTCTTTGCTAATCACACCCTACAGCAAGTTAAAACCATTTTCAGTAAACCTGGAAATGAGCCTtgattataattattaattaactGCCATGTTACGTAAACAAATTGCGCTCAAGtaaacacaaaaataaaaactgtGATATTGCAAAAGAAATATTAACGAAGTTTTTGTACATATCTACTTATTATATAGACCTGAGCATGCATGGACAGGCCAGGCCCCAAGAATATAATGTGCAGATTGATTTGCATCAAAATTTACTACGGATCGGACAAGCTTGCTGTGTTAAACTTTTTTGCTGGGCGAGACAGGACTCAATCTTCTGTTGGGTTCGGGCTTGGCCCTGAGTTAATCATGTGCATAATGGTGCTGTTCAAGCTTGCCATGTACGTGCATGTGTCTCATCCAGGGAAAttgtcgattttttttcatatatatgtgaatttggtcatactttattcaaattcagtaaacatgtattaaaattttaaaaaaaaactcgttCAGAATAtctgaaattttcgaaatttcaaTGCCCACCGAAATTTTCTCGCTTTCCGAAAAGAAAAACTCTGGTCTCATCTAAAATGGATAAAACTAAACAAAGCATAAACCATGTAGGATAcagagattaattaattgattgaaAAGCTAAAGCTTACGCTGCTTACCCTCGATGCCATGTCATTCAAGGCTACAGATACCACTTTCCATACTTGAGTAGACACGGAGGCCGGGTTGCTTGAACATCTACCGATCAGCGAGAAAATCAACCGACCTCCGAGAACCAGTTCTCGAGCCCTCAAGGACAAGAATAGCGTGAAATCCTTTCTAAACTGTCGAGCATAAGCGTTGGCAACAATTTCATGGTTCAACAGCCTCAAGCGCTCGTCGCTATCATACATTGGGATTTTTCTCTTGGCAAGTTCTTCAGGTGCCTGCTTTCACAAACGCACATCGATAGTAAAAGCTGCCCCATTATTCCATATGGCTGCATATATACAATTAACTCAACCTAATGTTGCATGCCTACCTTTGATAACCATTGCAAGCTGATGGAGGAGCAGAAGAAATGCACTGAGTCGGAAGTGAAAAGCCTCTCATAGAATGACCCAGGTACCAtgttggcgacgacgacgtgatGAGAGGACACATCCTGGCTGTGCTTGAATTCGGCCAGACTCTTCGCAACGGAGTTGAAGTCATTGGATGGAAGATCGTTGAGGAAAAGGCACATTTCTGGTGGTGGCTGCGCGCATTCCATACAATAACGGTGGATGGCATCGACCGTAGATGAAATGAGCGTGAGTGCGTTCGGGCCAGATGAGCAGCCCAAGTCCGCAATTGCCATGCTCTTGGGAACAGATACTCCGCAGAAGGCTGTGACGGCTTCCTCTATGAGAGGCTTCATCCTATCTTGGGCAGTTTTCTACAAGTATTATTCGTTCTGAGGTCACTTTTGATTTTTGACTGAAGGGTGCATGTAAATGCCATAGAAATATAATCAGCTGTGATGATAACCAAGGGTTGAAATTTCGGTtcaattttggaaattttggacCCCCTCCCCGGCAAGTAACTATCTCGGCTGAAATTttcgttttttacaaaaattcttatgaatttggtcaaaatttattcaaatgaAGTAAAAATTTGTaatgttgtaaaataatttCGAAATTCAGGATACTTCGGTGATTTCCATTTTCCAAAAGTGAAAACCGTGATCAGAACCAAATTAATCAATTAAGGTGCAGATGATTGCCATTTCACAATGTTCGTAGATACTCAAAACTGCCACCTGGGAGGGGAATTCCCTGGGCATCGTGCGGAAAGTTTTGGATAGTTGATTTATTGTTATTTCTAGCAAACAAAATTGTTTTCAAGAATGGCTTTAGGTATGCTATGATCATTGAGCTATGGTTCATAGCGGTTTAAAAACCATTGGTGAAAAATAgactataaaattaattaagttctgaaatttaaattttggtgatAAGCTAACAACGAGGATACGATAAGAGGTTACAGTTATATTCCTAAGCAATCATCAAAAGAGGGTTGGAAACAAAAGTGCAAAATATTAGCAACAGCTTTTAAAGTACTTTCTGGCAGATGTCTTTGGTTTTTTTAGCATATTTAATCAACTATCATCAACTTATTTATTAAATATGATATACTTGAAAACTAAACTACAAAAATGATAAGAACAAGGATTTCAATATGTTCAATTATATGATAACCAACCTTGATCATTTCATGAAGATCAGAAGTACAAGTACAATTCAATTATGATGTCCTCCTCAAAGGCATGTGTAACTCAGAAATCAGTCAACACTCATATTACCAGCAAATCAAACGAAGCATATTGCAAAAAGTACATATGTACCTGAATTGTAGAGTTGCGAGCGTAGCTTGTTTCGCCTTGCCCTGGATTCATATGGACAATTTGTATGGTGGCCATGGCACACTGTTTCATATCTGATTGTGCTTGCTATGAAGGCTGAGTATGTATTTATAGCCTTACAAATGCCCTCTATGGTCATTGTAGTTGGAATGGAAATGTTGAAATGCTGACCTTTGTGATATCTGAActataaaataataatttaattaatcaccatTACTACCTACAGATACGTTCCttttaaatttgtaaaatgTGCAATAATTAATCTATCTGATTATAACTATTATTTCTACGCAAGATTTTTTTCGCATTCATTGTATTCATTACgagtaaatttcaaaaaaatactGATACTTCCATGAAACCATAAACAAACTACAAATTTATGCCATAATATGATCGAACCGTGGATTTAGTGTTGAACATATCACAAAGCTAAATATCAATCTGAAGTGCCATGTGATCAAaattatatgtaatatatcCTAGTGGAACTTTCAGTTCCATATAATTTGGTGATAAAATTGCTTGTACATCTGTAATTTTGCAGTTGATGGCTTGTTGTTTTGCAAGTATTTTCGTGTAATTTTAAAGGTATCACTGCACATGCATAATACAAAATATTTATGTTGGcttaattattagttaaaatttaaaaataattttcaattTTCCATTATATGTAAGTCTTATATTTTTGGAAGGAAGCAGTATGTTATTAAAACGGTGCAGGACAATTATTGTTATTTTTGTCGACTAGGATGTGATGTGGTTATGTGAGACAAAATAAGAGTCAATGGACAAAAGCGCCACAACTGAGAGAGAGCAACATGGATACATTGTTGTGGCGGCAAAAGAATTTGACTAGCATTATTGATGGTTGAGTGTAACAAAATTTGGATTATTGTAGTAGGTGTGTTCAATCAATGCATGCCGCCTAGTCGTCGATCGCTCCATAGCCGCCCCTTGTTTGCTCACCTTGTTCTTTAAGCTTCTTAACACGCATAACCACCGTTTAAAATTACTTCAGGGGTAACCTGACAGGTATTATAAAGTCTAAGGAATTGGATAT from Oryza glaberrima chromosome 6, OglaRS2, whole genome shotgun sequence includes these protein-coding regions:
- the LOC127776006 gene encoding probable jasmonic acid carboxyl methyltransferase 1 isoform X2 — translated: MIKKTAQDRMKPLIEEAVTAFCGVSVPKSMAIADLGCSSGPNALTLISSTVDAIHRYCMECAQPPPEMCLFLNDLPSNDFNSVAKSLAEFKHSQDVSSHHVVVANMVPGSFYERLFTSDSVHFFCSSISLQWLSKAPEELAKRKIPMYDSDERLRLLNHEIVANAYARQFRKDFTLFLSLRARELVLGGRLIFSLIGRCSSNPASVSTQVWKVVSVALNDMASRGVISKEKFDTFHIPMYAPMENELNGIIEDEGSFQINKAMAHDTFLATDGVLASPNTIAAMVRAVFEPAIVQHFGFSAGIMDDFASVVERLSTTSVVEAEFPLACLCFSLTRAR
- the LOC127776006 gene encoding probable jasmonic acid carboxyl methyltransferase 1 isoform X1 gives rise to the protein MATIQIVHMNPGQGETSYARNSTIQKTAQDRMKPLIEEAVTAFCGVSVPKSMAIADLGCSSGPNALTLISSTVDAIHRYCMECAQPPPEMCLFLNDLPSNDFNSVAKSLAEFKHSQDVSSHHVVVANMVPGSFYERLFTSDSVHFFCSSISLQWLSKAPEELAKRKIPMYDSDERLRLLNHEIVANAYARQFRKDFTLFLSLRARELVLGGRLIFSLIGRCSSNPASVSTQVWKVVSVALNDMASRGVISKEKFDTFHIPMYAPMENELNGIIEDEGSFQINKAMAHDTFLATDGVLASPNTIAAMVRAVFEPAIVQHFGFSAGIMDDFASVVERLSTTSVVEAEFPLACLCFSLTRAR